tgcaattaaatttaatgaaaataattcataatgtgcatatttttattatacagttAACTTTAATTCAAGACAGAGGTAGCCCCGGTTTGCTTTGTGTTCCACTGGTGGCTATTGTCATTACATAACTAGATTTTACTCACCACATAGATAGTACTAtgtgaaatttaatttattattattttttgcgtGGCATTCACCATACACGTGCTTAAAGGGTTAATATACAGTGGGAATTCTAGTAACATACCATGATGTATtcatcatttaaataaaactaaggtGCTTCCAACGCTAGCTGCTTCATAATATACGTAcatgtatgtaaaatgtattctCCATACTTTCATTTGCAATGTATCCGTAACCATTATTGCAAAGACAGataaaccaataaaacaaaatatgattgCTGCCCTAATAAGAATAACAAGTACGTCCGTGTCGTGTTCGATAACAACGAGTATTAACATTGGAGTGTAAAGCTGTACGTTGGAAGCTCCTGTTCCGGATCATGTGTGTGGTGTCTCAAGCTTTTGGTTTATCGTATTAATGTGATAATGGTTGTCAATCATGCAAACTCCCTGGAGCCACTGCGCGACCGGTTTGCAGACACCTGTTACCACTGCGTAAGTACGAAACGAATTGATGCAAGAGAAAATGCTTAAGGTTCTCATAGATTGTTGTTTGTTGAAAGTTAGACTTGTATCTCACTTCTTCCTTGTATTTATGCATTTTCTAGATACGCTTTCATTATGTACGAAATGTTTGGTTGATCATCGAATGCAGATCGATACATTTAATAAAGCTTTCTACAGTAGTCCAAACTACTTACTGGCTGCCTAATAACAGTTGTAACAACAGCAGAGGTCTTTCGGGTTATTAATGGATTTCTATACAACTCGTCATTTGCGGTTACTATTCATTATTGTTTTTGGTTTAAATATAATTCGCACAGTGACTAAACAAGGaatgtttttatcaaaaataaaaaataggtttaaGTTTGCAGAAATATCGGCATTATTGCAACCAAATTATAATTCAGATTTGTGCAAGTGATTTTGATCACGTATTCATCAAAATGACCGACATGCACAGCGATTCATGCCTGCTGCAATTTCATGTCCATTATCACATTTTATGTTATAGTCATGAATGTAGATAATAGCCATCAAGCTAATAACTTTCCAACTGTATTTGAAATGATAACTAATCAATGGGAAATGGACTTATTCAACTAACcatcacttatttatttacgtgGTTAATGCTGCGGCTGATTGTGCTGCAAACAGTATTAATGACATCTACGTTAGAATTcataaagtaatatttgttattttttctgttcCAGTATAGGCAAGCCATAGCTGGAGGCACGCCTCTTTcccatcatcatcaccatccaCCTCCATCCTCGGTCCAATCTACGCCGTCCAAATCGTTCGTGGTGGGCGCAGCGTCTCCTCATCCCTTACAACATTCCCCTTCAAACTCGTCGGTGGGCTCCCAACAACAGTTCCTTCCTTTACAACAGAAGCAGCGTTCGTTCCTCACTTTCGGATTCGGTGCGGGCTCGACCGGGAGCGGCGGCACCGGAGGCTCCGGTGGCAACGCTTCACGGCGCGAGAGCCACGTTAACGTTAATGTCACGCCGACGGGACACGACCTGTCGTCCGACACGCCCGAAATACGTAAATATAAGAAGAGGTTCAATTCGGAAATCCTTTGTGCAGCACTCTGGGGTAAGGGAATACTTTAcattctttattaatttgtcGCGTGATCCTTCTCTCTGAATATATGTCTTACTCTAGTATTTACTTTACAGGAGTTAATTTACTTATTGGTACTGAAAACGGTTTGATGTTGTTAGACCGTTCAGGGCAAGGAAAAGTTTATCAGTTGATCTCACGACGCCGCTTCCAACAAATGGAAGTGTTAGAAGGACAGAATATTCTTGTGACTGTATCTGGAAAGAAAAATCGCGTACGTGTCTACTATCTCAGTTGGCTAAAATCCAAAATCCTGCGCACTGATGGACTTAGTGACGTAAGTAATCtctgttatttttctattactgAACAAAACACCCAGTACATACCTATTATGCTAGTCTAGGCCAAACTAACAGAATAGCTTTGCAAGAAATCCTTAGCGGGACTTCTGGTTTCTTGGACTCTTGGTTTTATTagacactagcttctgccagcggcttctccCGCATTGCAACATATCTAGTAACACcctattactatttatatttttaatgttctcAATTTACACttctacaattttatatgtagtGTAGATTTCGATTTAGAAGTTATCAGTAACATCTTGTCTTACCATTTCGCCGATTATTGCCATATTTCTATTGCTAATTAAACATGTTTAATCTACTAAGAAAACCTATTCAATATATAGAAAAGTATTATTTGAAAACTTAAAACACGACACTTACTAATCTAAATGTTTAAATTGCAGCAAGCAGAACGAAGAAATGGATGGATTAATGTTGGTGAACTGCAGGGTGCAGTTCACTTCCGTATTGTCAAGTACGAAAGGATCAAGTTCCTTGTTATAGCCCTGAAGGACTCTATTGAGATCTATGCTTGGGCGCCAAAACCATATCACAAATTCATGGCCTTTAAAAACTTCGGAGATCTGCAGCATAGGTGTGtagatatgtattatattaGAAAGTACTTTATATGATTTAAGTTGTTTTCTATCAAATGTTCACACTTGATctattaattatcaattataatatattttcattttcttattttcagaCCGCTTTTAGTTGATTTGACTATAGAAGACAGCACAAGACTGAAAGTAATTTATGGTTCGGCAGATGGCTTCCATGCTGTTGATTTAGATACTGCCACAGTCTACGATATTTATATCCCAAAGCATGTAAGTAAATCATTTTATTCAAGTCATACCACCTTGTTTTATTTTCCAGTTTGTTTACACAGCCAAGAAGTTCTAGGACTAGCTTTTAGGATTACTACTCAGACTATACAATCACATAAAATTTTGCATTCCAGacttagcaaaaaaaaaagctaacgCCAGTATACTTCAGCCagcaattttataattatgattgtaTTTACAGACACAAGGAGCTATTGTGCCACATTGCATTGTACCCCTTCCAAACTCCAACGGCGTACAGTTGCTGCTATGCTATGATAATGAAGGAGTTTATGTGAACACATATGGACGAGTAAGCAAGAATATTGTTCTCCAGGTTTGTATTGTTACATCATTCGTGCTGTTGCTAcgggtattttaattaaattttaattgatgtATATTGGTCTTTTTCCAGTGGGGTGAAATGCCAACATCGGTAGCCTACATAGGCACAGGACAAATCATGGGTTGGGGCAATAAAGCTATTGAGATTCGTTCAGTAGAAACTGGTCATCTTGACGGCGTGTTTATGCACAAGAAAGCACAACGACTCAAATTCTTATGTGAACGAAATGATAAAGTGTTCTTCTCTTCCGCCAAAGGTGGTTCCTCTTGTCAGATTTACTTCATGACGCTCAACAAACCCGGCATGGCCAACTGGTAGTGCAGGGACGCGGCCGGCGCCGAGTGCGCCGCTCATCTGTGATTGTAACCGCACGGCGTCCCTCATTAAGTGCATGCCCGTACTGTACAAGATAATGCCAGTAGATTAGTCAATATTACAAAATCATGTGCTTTGGCCACTCGAAATTCAAAGACTTGTGATAGTGACAGAAATTAGTATATGTGCTCAAAAGACAAtccacaaaataatattacattcaagTATTCGAGGACCTTCTTAGTAAATGTGGCATTTTGTACTGATGAAGATAATTTTCATTACAAGCTATTAAGgaatatatattattaagcAATAACCTCTAGGataaatgttttgatattgACAATTATGCGTAAGTAAGTTAATGTGCTtaggttttatattatgttgcaATTGATAatttctaaaagaaaatgtaattgaaatcaACTATTAATTCATATATGCCATATTGTTTATAATGTTAAGATAGTTGGGtgatgattataattaattggttacataattatttttatgatattaacaAAGAAGAAATGCCATGTTTGACaggttataaattattataacaaacattaaacacaacacaattagaattaatgtaaaattactcttcaatttacatttgtaAGATTCATTCACTTAACAAATTGGCATTTAGTCAAGTCACTTTGTATCATAATTATCACACcaaactacatttttattaatggataaaTCCTAAAAATttggtaatatttattatttatttgttatgtactatattatttacatgtatAAAGATATAACTGTGcatattgaaaatatatatttgacgacttttattttaaatccttagcccaataaaatatgaaaaaacttatgtaaagtaattttattgtcattcaATCTCACAACAGGAGCTGCTAAACTAAACACCTCTCTTTAATTGTTGGCATCAGTCCAGGCCCAGCTCACTGCTAGagacatatttataatttttcttctGCAAGTGCAGCAATAATCATGTCCCAGTCTACTATTACGAACGAAACTGATTTATCTGCCAGTCTGCAGAGTATCGTAAAGGCTCTCGACCCGCACTTTTGGCAGTATGTACATACTGGTATCGTCGTAGGTACGATATTGTATCGTGAGAATATTTGACGAGCGTACGATAGTGCGTCGTGTACGAGTCATAAGATGTGCAGAGGTGAGGTACTGTCCCCTggagtaatttgtttttttattaaaaatctatactaatattataaagctgaagagtttgtttgtttgtttgaacgcgctaaagTCAAAGCCAAATAGCAAAAAActgaacccttatagattcgtcatgtctgtctgtcagtcagtccgtccgtccgtccgtccgtccgtccttatgtcacagccattcatttccgaaactgttgggcctacatagttgaaactttgtaggttgatgtatttcgataaccgctattcgaattttgaataaaaaataataaatttgaaaattaaagggGGTCACTCCATACCtagaactgattaaaaaaaaaaatttttcgtctatcatatccgtgatgggtgtctatggatagccggataggtctttaaaaaagacattaaggttcctataaaaccatttttgtcaaaatcaatcgtttgaaagttagacgcttccaaagtggaaaaattagtgtccccccccccctctaacttttaaaataagagagtgagaaaactaaaaataatataatatgctttagatttcaataaaaactaccaacgaaaattggtttaaacgagttattataactttgtcgttcatagaaacactatgtaaaaccaagttattttataacttttatattacgTCATCTaattgctgttacggaacccttcatgggcgagtccgactcgcacttggcctgtttttttattttattcttcgaGGAATAGTTGAATTGGTGTATTCTTTCAAGTTGGTACTGCTGTCACCTTGTGAGTACCTaaggataaaaaaattacacaagAGCTGCTGACGAGCTAACAACTTATGAACTAGATTTCATTAGCCAACACCATTTGGGGATCATATCCACCTgttctttaaataatttgatgttttagTGAGATTATGGCTATCTTAATATAACAAATGGTAACtttcatttgaataaaaataactctGTTATTAATTGtactcataatttatttaataaaatataattacgaaGGAATCAATTTCGAACTCGATAAACCCTCTGTTTCTTTAGATGATAGAGGAACTAACATCAACCCAGGAACAGGTTTCTGCATTTCCAGATCTCTTAGATTGTTAACTTTAACTTTGAGGTCACTTCGCAGCTTGTTTATATCAATGGTGAGTTGTTTTTGATCATTCTCTAACAATAACCTTGTGTCATCTAGGTTATGTTTTACCAAAACAGATCCTACAGTCACCCAGCATTTCTTCTGAGAGGATTTGGACAAGTCTCGTAAAGCTTCACGGTTGTGATTTCTTCTCTTGTCAAGCATAACAATTTCATGTCTATCTGATAAAATTTCATTCGCTAATTTCTCCACCGATATCAAGTGCTCCAACATTTTATCTTCATTCTGCATCATTGttacttttacaaaatatacttaatattattaatgtaaatccTAGGTGGCCTTTCACTTCATGCTAAATTGTATTTGAGTTGTACCCGAtaatatcatttaataaatgtttggGTAGaagtttgttattgtaatgttttgggaatattaaaaattcatcgcaatattataattttagtgtttGATTCTATTTGCTATTTCTATAAAATGCTACAAGcagtatatattatttatatttaataatataggtacttatttgaaGCACGTCCActtagttttttatttctttcaattttcAAGTTGATTTACTATTTTacttgttgaaaataaatatcgCATGATTTGACAGTTACAAACTTTTAACCAAAGAGAAAAGTATAATAAGCCAAAGAGCATAGAGGACAAAATAAAATGGGCAGACCATTCACAATAGTATGATGATCATGGTAAAGACGGAAACAATAGTGAATAAAGTGACGTGCCACAATCACGCACAGTCGAGTCGGTTGCCTGATGCCTATCTGTATTTACCATTTGGATGATCTCTCTCTCATTCTCTCTAATCGTAATAATTGTATGAAACTAATAGGCTTTTAGTTAGAGATAGGTAGGTgagtatttatctattttaactGGAGTATTTatccaaaaaaaatgttaatgtataCAACTCTAGAACTAGAATAGATAAGTTGCCCATCTCTACTGTTGGCGCGCTACGACACACCGTGTTAATCTACGTGGCAGAAATCCACCATAGACTAACATTTAGCAGATTTTTTGCAAAGCTGAAGTGGAATATTGTCTGTGATCTGTGAATTTAGAACGGAAATCTGCCTTGGCGGACGGAAGTCgcaatccgccattttgattacGCTCAACGCTTCAAATTCAAGTCACTCAAGCATTTGCAATTTGCAAGTCAAAAATTAATGGCCGCCGGTACCGACGCTATTCGAGCGACTCTTTGAGTCGCGTTTTGCCATTTGAGTACAATAGTTAATAACTTTAGGTTCCATTTACTGCCGTTTTCTGTGTTACCGTAAATTGTCAATTTAGATTTAAGAATATGGATGGGCCGCCAAACCGAGGCTTTCGCGGTGGTGGCCGTGGAGGACCACCGGGTCTAAATCAAAGAGGAAGAGGTGGATTTGATATGCGTGGACGGTAAGTCATTACATATTTTCAATATGAGAGAGTGGTGTTTTTTTAGTAACATTGACAATTTTAAGGTTATGTGGtgattttattgaattgtatgaattttcttttaagtatTATGAATAATCGACCGGTGACTGATTTTAGAGGCGGTCCAGGGATGCGAGGTAGAGGTGGTCCTCCACGAGGCCTTCCTTTCCGTGGCGGACCGCGCGGTTTCCGAGGCGGTCCCATGCGAGGTGGCGGCGGCGACAGAGGTGGCCGTTTTCCTCCAGGACCACAGGGCCCAGGCCCACACCCAGTTCCCACAATTGAATCACGTGGAGCACCGCCTCAACGTAAGGCTATTAcctaatcattttaattttaaagaattaataaacaaatattggtATAACATAaccacattttaaattaaagttgaaTTTGTATACTTAACAATACTGATGAATTTGAATGCATATAACTCTTGCATGGTCTAGCCAGAAGGtactaattttatgttaatacttaGTTCATTATGATGCCTTTTCCaatggaaattaaattaatcctGTGTTCGGGTCAGATAGGTAGGTTCATTTCAATTCGACTAGGTAGTGTTTACGCCATAATCGTAAGTCCACTTAAACTAGTGTACAATTTAGTAACAAGCACTTCAGCATTCAAAAAGGCATAAGGCCTTTTATGACCTGAAGACACAAATTACTCTCCTTAAGTTAGCAAACAAccaataagtttttttatgaccAGGTGGAGGATTCAATAACAGAGGTGGCCCTGGTGCCATGAGAGGCAGAGGAGGTAGAGGCCGTGGAGATTTTGGTCAACGAGGTGACAGGGGTGGTGGTCGGGGTGGTATGCCAATGAGAGGTAAATTATTTGGCAAATGTCTAGTTTTTGTTGATAAAGAGTAACAGATAATTTAAAACTGTagttatatttaaaactgttattttatactaaatataAGTCTTCTGTgatcataatacaatattatttgttcACATAGGACGAGGTGGACGCGGCGGTCATGGGATGCCACCAGGTGGCCCTCCTGGCGGCCCAGGTGGTCCACACCCAGGTCCAGGCCCTGTAGGTCCGCGTCCTGCACCTCCCCATGTTGCTGTGTCTGCACCGCCTATGCAACCACAGCCAGCACAACCCTTCAAGAGAGGTGGTGGTCCACCTCACGGTGGACCTGGAGGACCGGGTGGTCCACCGAAAAGGCCTAGGTAAGCATAATACTTAAAAAAgggaaataaaatttatgcTGTTGATCAAaagaatttattgttatttcagCAATTACTAGTCCTTCATACTTATGATGAATTTCTTTTCAGATTTGATGGACCACGTGGTGGTGGACGTCCTCCTCCACAAAGTGGATATCAACAGGCTGCTCCTCCACACAATGCACCCCAACCAGCCAATGGCTATGGACCATCGTGAGTATAACAAACAATTACtgtattatttacaattatatcTTAAGTTGCATATTTTTACATGATGATCCAGAAAACGATAGGAATGTGCCGTCTGAAACACAGCTGACGATTTTCTTTATACTGATGAACTAAATCAATCTTTGTACTTCAATTATCCATGTGATTTGGTCTATTAACTATGTAATTTTGTTACAGGCACACTGGTTATCAGCCTTACGAGCCACCAGCAGCTGATCCATATGCCCAACCATCATACAACACACCCAGGTAAGGAAACTTATGtagtaatgtaattaaaacagCACAATAGAGTTAGGTTAATGATGTATAAAATGTCTTAAAAATGTCTCtccaaaagaaatataattagttCACAACAATGATGAAACAAATCTATAAGATAGGAATTGCCGTCTGATACACAAATGCAGATAATATAGATTCTGAGAAACTAGTGTCTATAACTGACaacaataatttcaattaagtcACAATATTCAAGctgtctttttttaattttttctagttCATATCAAGGCAACAGTTACTCGACACCAGCCCCAGCACAACCAAGTTCTGGTTATAATTCCAGTAGCTATGGCTCAGGTTATGGATACTCAACAGGCGGCCAAGGTGGTTATGAAAATGAGGGTGCATACAGGTTAGTTCACTAATTTTAATCAGTTTTTAATATATGCTTTTGTCTTATGTGTTTCTTATGAAAAGGGTTTATGGAGGTCTATTGACTTGGAACAAGAAGATGGTTTGCGGCCCTTCCATAAGCCTTATTACATAATAAGCAATACCAATAATGACATTGACTAATACTACAGTGGAGGTGGAGCTGGTGGAGCTGGTGACGCAGGATATGGTGGCGCTGAGCCTGCATATGGTGGGCAGGCACCTGCTTATGACTCTTATTCTCAGCCCTCTTACAACTCGTACCAACAACCACAACCGCAGTACAACAATAACTATGGTAAGTTTTTATAGTCCATACTAAGTTTGTGTATAGGCGCATATTATGCTACATTCTAGTCAGGGCTATATACCAAAAACAGGACattgcaaatattattatcaatgaaTAAACAATGTGACAAGAACCCATTATACATGAATTAACAGTACTTTCTTTAACAAATTCTTATTGGTCACTAAGGACAGGGTAAACAGCATCAAATTAGATCAAAAATttattgctaaaataaataggagaaaattgaatattatttttcagtcaagtaaatattttgaagacctattttattaatgattttagCTAAATCTTATACATGAGTAAATGTAGAGAAGTAAACAAGGCTGCTGTAAATACTAGTttgagatttttaaaatatatttatttttatgaatgaaataccATTCTTGGTGACTGAACACtgataacaaataacaaacatggtgacaaatattttcttattttctagtATCTACTCAGATTTCAGCAATTTTAATGAACAGAAATTTTCTATGGttgtcaaaattaattttacttaataaaaatgttactgaactaaaatacaatagatatatttttaacaacagTCTGGTATGGTGATAATTTAGCTCTGCTTTATCAATATCTAATTTAAGGACTAAAGGACATATTAAACTTACTGAATTTTATTTGCACAGCatcttaagtaataatattcatgtcctttaaaaaattatttaaattctgtCAGGTTAAGATACATTAAGAACCATGCTTAAGATCACAAAAGAGTAATAATCTCATCTGaagtacaaaattttattttaagtcacAGACTAAGGCTTATTTCAATAAAGGATTAAAGTTAATCCTGGAGGTAATTTcgaaaatatgaatatgaagtAAACATAAGTTTACATTCCTATATCTACATCCATGAagctatttacatatttttatgtaatgtgGCCTGTAGGTCTGTCTACAATTAATGGATAACTCCATgaaaaattaaatcttttatgatataaaaatcataatgtgctatgaattttaatataatacaatacaataaccttataataagtagtaataaatacttttgtggATAAGTTTTGACGTCTATTATAATTGTTTGCATTACAGGCAGTTGGTGATCTGTTTGACTATACAGAATATCATTTACGTCTTTATGGTACACATTCAAAGTAAAGTATCTGGATCAAATTATTGAAGCTAATGGATGTACTACTAAACattgcagttttatttatacatcatgTTTTAGTTAGGTGAGAGTTTGGACAgaatgataaatattatgtaaatgactGAATGAGACCATTGAGAAGAGACAAAAAGTTGGCTGATttcttttatacaataataataataaaatgaacttgtttcaatttcattacaattatcttataatttttatttattattaggacTCATTATTTTGCCAAGCAATATTCATATTATGCAATACTAACTGTAGCAACTTCTTCTTTGGCTCATTTTTTTGTAACTGGTATGTTGAAGTACCATAATGTTTTTAGATTTAAGGACTctattcacaaataaaatatgaactaATATATACATGTGTATGCTTTATTTCAATATGGGCAAGTATATACTTGCAAAGCACCAACCAGTTGTAGATTTCAGTCACCATTACATACACAAACATTGTGCATATGCACTTGCCTCTGACAACCATTTAAGTaagaatacattatttttaagatgATCCATGATGTGTAATATTCCATATGATTGGAATGTCTGAAATCATAATGCAATTACTATAAAGTGGTTAGTAAGTAacagcttaattattattaatcataaGCAGCTTACAAACTAATCtaattgttttcatttcagtgtttatgttataatatgtttttctcaAGAACaagacataatttataaaaacaatgattatttaactgtataattacaataataatataaatatgaaatagacTTTAAAGTTTAGTCTAGACAACGGAAATTGAGTAACAATTTTGCATTTAAAGTAAAAGCTATATGCATACATAAAGTGACAAggttcattaattaataataataaggtaaTGAAAGATAAGAGTGACTAAagaagttataaataataaaaaaaaatctataagtaTTTTTCGTCTATAATTATACATCAttcttaatgtttattttttagttataaataaatatattttttataatgattgaAACATTGAATGGTGTTTTTACGTTTGATTACAAATTACTATTTTACTACTAGGAAATAATAGTACTAGGTATTTCATCTACAGCACGAGAGAACCTTATTTTCTCTATTGCCTACCGGTTTTGAAGATACATATTTAGAATACGAAATATTGCAATGCAATGTAcaggtaatataatattattattatttattaattttaaaatttagaaATAACAGGCCACTCATAGCTTGGTAAATTTTGTAAGTATGTAGATTTTGATATCTTTTGTAAAGGTGGAACCAACTTCATTGTTGTATTCCTGAGGAGGTTGTCTTAATCTgtagtcattttaataattttagtattaaaatatgtacgGTGCAAATACGGCAAGTACGGTAAAACAAAGTATCATCTACAAAGATTAATGAAAAACTCATTATTTACCACATGGCAAAATAATAGTCATGGTGGATAGtcacaattgaaaatattggtaAAAGATGGTTGTTAATACTTGTTATGTATAAATAGGTAGGAGAATACTAATTTCACCATTTACtgattgattataatattattatttgaaatgcCACATATAGACAAAATAGTGGTAAAGTTTggaaagtaggtacctatttatatagtgatattatttaaagCAGGCACGTCATTATAAAATTCCATGAAATAACATATATTTAAGTAGAATCAAAGTTTCTATAATACACAATAAGGATGAATACATGAGTccgataataatattaaaattaaatagcaaaATATTGCGTGGTTTTAGCAGATAGATATATTACTACGCGTACACTCCAAGTTCGCACTTGACGAAATTAATATTACGTATAATAAGAGAAACGGTAAACTATTATAGGCATAAAATTGACAAAATGTTCTCTCTGTCTGGTACACTcgtaagaattaattaaaaagctaCCTATATTACTTAGCAATTTCAATCCACATTTTAAATAGAATGACAATAGTGATTACATTTACTTAGCAAGCTAAAATAGGTTTtagcaataaaatgtaaattggaAGGCAGCCGCCagtcttatt
The genomic region above belongs to Spodoptera frugiperda isolate SF20-4 chromosome 12, AGI-APGP_CSIRO_Sfru_2.0, whole genome shotgun sequence and contains:
- the LOC118262481 gene encoding p53 and DNA damage-regulated protein 1, whose amino-acid sequence is MMQNEDKMLEHLISVEKLANEILSDRHEIVMLDKRRNHNREALRDLSKSSQKKCWVTVGSVLVKHNLDDTRLLLENDQKQLTIDINKLRSDLKVKVNNLRDLEMQKPVPGLMLVPLSSKETEGLSSSKLIPS
- the LOC118262480 gene encoding serine/threonine-protein phosphatase 1 regulatory subunit 10 isoform X1; this translates as MDGPPNRGFRGGGRGGPPGLNQRGRGGFDMRGRGGPGMRGRGGPPRGLPFRGGPRGFRGGPMRGGGGDRGGRFPPGPQGPGPHPVPTIESRGAPPQRGGFNNRGGPGAMRGRGGRGRGDFGQRGDRGGGRGGMPMRGRGGRGGHGMPPGGPPGGPGGPHPGPGPVGPRPAPPHVAVSAPPMQPQPAQPFKRGGGPPHGGPGGPGGPPKRPRFDGPRGGGRPPPQSGYQQAAPPHNAPQPANGYGPSHTGYQPYEPPAADPYAQPSYNTPSSYQGNSYSTPAPAQPSSGYNSSSYGSGYGYSTGGQGGYENEGAYSGGGAGGAGDAGYGGAEPAYGGQAPAYDSYSQPSYNSYQQPQPQYNNNYGSW
- the LOC118262480 gene encoding serine/threonine-protein phosphatase 1 regulatory subunit 10 isoform X2 gives rise to the protein MDGPPNRGFRGGGRGGPPGLNQRGRGGFDMRGRGGPGMRGRGGPPRGLPFRGGPRGFRGGPMRGGGGDRGGRFPPGPQGPGPHPVPTIESRGAPPQRRGGRGGHGMPPGGPPGGPGGPHPGPGPVGPRPAPPHVAVSAPPMQPQPAQPFKRGGGPPHGGPGGPGGPPKRPRFDGPRGGGRPPPQSGYQQAAPPHNAPQPANGYGPSHTGYQPYEPPAADPYAQPSYNTPSSYQGNSYSTPAPAQPSSGYNSSSYGSGYGYSTGGQGGYENEGAYSGGGAGGAGDAGYGGAEPAYGGQAPAYDSYSQPSYNSYQQPQPQYNNNYGSW